In Zobellia roscoffensis, the following are encoded in one genomic region:
- the menD gene encoding 2-succinyl-5-enolpyruvyl-6-hydroxy-3-cyclohexene-1-carboxylic-acid synthase gives MRYSSIPSAQLVVQHCKAKKIKNIVISPGSRNAPLTIDFSEDPYFKCFSIVDERSAAFFALGIAQQLHEPVAVVCTSGSALLNYYPAVAEAFYSGIPLVVISADRPIYKIDVGDGQTIRQDNVFDRHIGYSANLKQDVSHAVQRVEKYKPEWLSNGDNETAQQSIKDYNDKELNTALNVALQVKLPIHINIPFEEPLYDTITEPTLKALIVPVQNVNDTDAIDYKKYADIWNTSNKKMVLVGVNPPSAVVQKFLDALATDPSVIVMTETTSNLHHPNFFASIDSIVAPIEKSVEPKELFCKLQPQVLLTFGGLVVSKKIKAFLRDYKPEHHWHIDKLKAFNTFFSLTHHFKTDVNNFFGNLMKFTVPQKSDYFKYWNNKRLQYEAKRENYINEIEFSDMLAFDRILKSIPKNYQVQLANSSTVRYAQLFNLDPSLGIFCNRGTSGIDGSTSTAVGAAFYRATPTLLITGDISFFYDSNGLWNNYIRPDFRIIVINNDGGGIFRILPGQEETDNFATFFETAHDRNVEHLSTQFGFEYVVVNELTSLNDRLKDFYALSEKPKILEVHTPRFMNNKILLGYFDFISSR, from the coding sequence ATGAGATATTCTAGCATACCTTCCGCCCAATTGGTAGTACAACACTGCAAGGCGAAAAAAATAAAAAACATAGTAATTTCGCCAGGATCGCGAAATGCCCCGTTAACCATAGATTTTAGTGAAGACCCTTATTTTAAATGCTTTAGTATAGTAGATGAGCGTAGTGCCGCTTTTTTTGCATTGGGTATAGCACAACAATTGCATGAACCCGTTGCCGTGGTATGTACATCCGGCAGTGCATTGCTTAATTACTATCCGGCTGTGGCCGAAGCTTTTTACAGTGGTATTCCGTTAGTGGTTATTTCTGCAGATCGTCCCATTTATAAAATTGATGTTGGTGATGGTCAGACTATTAGACAGGACAATGTTTTTGACCGGCATATAGGCTATTCGGCCAATTTAAAACAAGATGTTTCGCATGCGGTACAACGTGTTGAAAAATACAAACCGGAATGGCTGTCCAATGGGGATAATGAAACCGCACAACAAAGCATCAAGGATTATAACGATAAGGAGCTCAATACGGCTTTAAATGTGGCGCTTCAGGTGAAATTACCTATCCACATAAACATTCCTTTTGAAGAGCCGTTGTATGATACCATTACGGAACCTACATTAAAGGCATTGATTGTTCCTGTTCAAAATGTCAACGATACTGATGCCATAGACTATAAGAAATACGCTGATATTTGGAATACTTCCAATAAAAAGATGGTTCTTGTAGGGGTGAACCCTCCCAGTGCAGTAGTGCAAAAGTTCTTGGATGCATTGGCAACTGATCCTTCGGTTATAGTCATGACGGAAACTACTTCTAATCTCCATCATCCTAATTTTTTTGCAAGTATTGATAGTATTGTGGCTCCTATTGAAAAGAGTGTTGAGCCAAAAGAGTTATTCTGTAAACTTCAGCCACAGGTATTATTAACCTTTGGAGGCCTTGTGGTTTCTAAAAAAATAAAAGCATTTTTAAGGGATTACAAACCTGAACATCATTGGCATATAGATAAGCTTAAGGCGTTCAATACGTTTTTTTCGTTAACGCACCACTTCAAAACTGATGTGAATAATTTCTTTGGAAATCTTATGAAGTTTACTGTTCCCCAAAAAAGTGATTATTTCAAATATTGGAATAATAAGCGGTTGCAGTACGAAGCCAAGCGAGAGAATTACATAAATGAAATTGAGTTTTCAGATATGCTAGCTTTTGACAGAATTCTTAAATCTATTCCAAAAAACTACCAAGTTCAGTTGGCCAATAGTTCAACGGTACGTTACGCCCAACTATTCAACCTTGACCCTTCTTTAGGAATTTTTTGTAACCGAGGAACAAGTGGGATAGATGGAAGTACATCAACGGCTGTTGGTGCAGCATTTTATCGGGCAACTCCTACTTTATTGATTACAGGAGATATTAGTTTTTTCTATGATAGTAATGGTTTGTGGAACAATTATATTAGACCGGATTTTAGAATAATAGTTATTAATAATGATGGCGGAGGTATTTTTAGAATTTTACCAGGTCAAGAAGAGACCGATAATTTTGCTACATTTTTTGAAACTGCCCATGATAGAAATGTAGAACACTTAAGTACCCAGTTCGGGTTTGAATATGTAGTGGTAAATGAGCTAACTAGTCTGAACGACAGGCTCAAAGATTTTTATGCCTTGTCAGAAAAACCAAAAATTTTAGAAGTCCATACACCAAGATTTATGAACAACAAAATTTTGCTCGGTTATTTTGATTTTATATCTTCGAGGTAA
- a CDS encoding DUF2853 family protein, translating into MSKRDDLIVKYAEDIKDKFGEAPDMDLLTKVTVGLGPAIYNIDASKVSGSDEKELETVKKNYLMKKLGMADDPKLMEAVKSVVEKYGSSNRNKHRAVIYYMLCKHFNKASVY; encoded by the coding sequence ATGAGTAAAAGAGACGATTTGATCGTAAAGTACGCTGAAGACATTAAGGATAAATTTGGAGAAGCTCCAGATATGGATCTTCTAACAAAAGTAACAGTGGGCCTAGGTCCAGCAATCTATAATATTGATGCTTCTAAGGTTTCTGGTTCTGACGAAAAAGAATTGGAAACTGTTAAGAAAAACTACTTGATGAAAAAATTAGGTATGGCTGACGATCCAAAATTGATGGAAGCTGTTAAATCTGTAGTAGAAAAGTACGGTTCTTCTAATAGAAATAAGCACAGAGCTGTAATATATTACATGCTTTGTAAGCACTTTAATAAAGCTTCTGTATACTAG
- a CDS encoding CvfB family protein, producing the protein MIELGNYNELEVLRDTSVGLFLGSKTGTEILLPNKYVPKVIDIGDTINVFCYLDHEERPIATTLTPSVIRNKFGFLQVAEVNKIGAFMDWGLEKHLLVPFSEQRDKMKEGQWYVVRCYMDEVSFRLVGSNKIDKFLSNDELTVRERQEVELLFTRLTDLGWEVIINDQHKGLVYSNEIYKHVAVGDRTKGYIKNIRPDNKLDISLQPLGEKVLEPAAEAIYKKLMAHGGYLALHDKSDPILIKKELQMSKKTFKKGVGTLYRERKILIKEDGIHAI; encoded by the coding sequence ATGATCGAATTAGGAAATTATAATGAGTTAGAAGTGCTTAGAGACACTAGTGTTGGACTCTTTTTGGGTAGTAAAACCGGCACAGAAATTCTTTTGCCAAATAAGTATGTTCCAAAGGTTATAGATATTGGAGATACAATTAACGTATTTTGTTACCTAGATCATGAAGAAAGGCCTATAGCTACAACTTTGACGCCGAGTGTTATTAGAAATAAATTTGGTTTTCTACAAGTAGCAGAAGTAAATAAGATAGGAGCTTTTATGGACTGGGGTCTTGAGAAGCACTTATTAGTTCCTTTTAGTGAACAACGCGATAAAATGAAAGAAGGGCAGTGGTATGTAGTACGCTGTTATATGGACGAAGTTTCATTTCGATTAGTAGGCTCCAATAAAATAGATAAGTTCTTAAGCAATGATGAGCTTACGGTTCGTGAACGCCAGGAAGTAGAATTACTGTTTACAAGATTAACGGATTTAGGCTGGGAGGTAATAATCAATGACCAGCACAAGGGATTAGTGTATTCTAATGAGATATATAAACATGTTGCAGTTGGAGACAGAACTAAGGGGTATATCAAAAATATAAGACCTGATAATAAATTAGATATTTCTCTACAACCGTTAGGCGAAAAAGTACTTGAGCCTGCTGCAGAGGCAATATATAAGAAATTAATGGCGCATGGAGGATATTTAGCGCTTCACGATAAATCAGACCCAATACTTATTAAGAAAGAACTTCAAATGAGTAAGAAGACTTTCAAGAAAGGCGTGGGCACCTTATATAGGGAACGAAAGATTTTGATAAAGGAAGATGGTATACATGCTATCTAA
- a CDS encoding SPOR domain-containing protein, with protein sequence MPFIEESDLLELHKDIDKAQIINERLLDQIKFKNKEIRKKKLQRNLLAGVTGLFLIGALIVFSFTAGRNVSNNFESPSNLLVSIDSLDAIKSRIDNLKQQNEELSLVREFYLAKEFLEKEKIYSVQIKSFVDNNMTLASEALTNTIFVKTNPFYSYSLGNFETLEEARKFREQLVDLGFQDAFVASYKEGKRIQIESPQ encoded by the coding sequence ATGCCATTTATAGAAGAAAGCGACTTACTAGAGTTGCACAAAGATATAGACAAGGCGCAGATTATAAATGAACGTCTTCTTGATCAAATTAAATTCAAGAATAAGGAGATAAGAAAGAAAAAGTTGCAGCGTAACTTACTTGCCGGTGTAACAGGATTATTTCTTATTGGAGCTTTGATTGTTTTTTCTTTTACTGCCGGAAGAAATGTTTCTAATAATTTTGAAAGCCCAAGTAATTTATTGGTTTCAATAGATAGTTTAGATGCTATAAAGTCTAGAATAGACAACTTAAAACAGCAGAATGAAGAACTAAGCTTGGTTCGTGAATTTTACTTGGCCAAGGAGTTTTTAGAAAAGGAGAAAATCTATTCTGTACAGATAAAATCATTTGTAGATAACAATATGACGCTTGCTTCAGAAGCACTTACCAATACCATATTTGTAAAAACAAACCCATTTTATTCATATTCCTTAGGTAATTTTGAAACATTAGAAGAAGCTCGAAAATTCCGTGAGCAGTTGGTAGACCTTGGTTTTCAAGATGCATTTGTAGCATCCTATAAAGAAGGAAAAAGAATACAGATAGAATCCCCTCAGTAA
- the menA gene encoding 1,4-dihydroxy-2-naphthoate octaprenyltransferase → MTNIKAWIRAARLRTLPLSVSGIVVGTALANLFGFEDTVVFVLALATTIGFQVTSNFANDYGDGVKGTDNEDRIGPKRALQSGSISRKELKEGIIFSILIDIILVIALVYFAFGFEDMMYPLLFLVLGATSIWAAIKYTIGSSAYGYRGLGDVFVFLFFGLLAVIGSMVLYTKELNSIAILPAVAIGLLSVGVLNLNNLRDYESDKKSNKNTLIVFMGFKKGKIYHSILVIVAFFSTLVFSIVNLKGGLFFLPLIAFIPVFFHLRRVYATDRYDQIDPELKKLALSTFFLSVLIYISCNIFL, encoded by the coding sequence TTGACAAATATTAAAGCTTGGATACGTGCGGCTAGGTTAAGAACTTTGCCATTGTCTGTTTCTGGTATAGTAGTAGGTACAGCTTTAGCTAACCTGTTTGGTTTTGAAGATACAGTAGTATTTGTTTTAGCACTGGCAACTACAATTGGTTTTCAGGTAACCTCCAATTTTGCCAATGATTATGGCGACGGAGTGAAAGGAACGGATAATGAAGATAGAATTGGGCCCAAAAGAGCACTCCAAAGCGGGAGCATTTCAAGAAAGGAATTAAAGGAAGGGATAATTTTTTCTATTCTAATAGATATTATACTAGTTATAGCATTAGTATATTTTGCATTTGGCTTTGAGGATATGATGTATCCTTTACTATTTTTAGTGTTAGGAGCAACAAGTATTTGGGCAGCCATAAAATACACAATAGGGTCTTCGGCATATGGCTATAGAGGTTTAGGAGACGTATTTGTTTTTCTTTTCTTTGGACTATTGGCTGTAATAGGATCTATGGTGCTTTATACAAAAGAACTTAATAGTATTGCAATATTACCAGCTGTTGCCATAGGTCTTTTAAGTGTAGGGGTTTTGAATCTTAATAATTTAAGAGATTATGAATCAGATAAGAAATCCAATAAAAACACTTTGATTGTCTTTATGGGTTTTAAAAAAGGAAAAATCTATCATAGTATATTAGTGATTGTTGCCTTTTTTAGTACACTGGTATTTTCCATAGTAAATTTAAAAGGTGGGCTATTTTTTTTACCTTTAATTGCTTTCATACCTGTTTTCTTTCATTTGAGAAGAGTGTATGCTACAGATAGATATGATCAAATAGATCCTGAGTTAAAGAAATTAGCATTAAGTACCTTCTTTTTGTCAGTACTGATTTACATCAGTTGTAATATTTTTTTGTAA
- a CDS encoding LytR/AlgR family response regulator transcription factor gives MEQPIRILIVEDNVIIADDMQSMLEEIGYEIVDNVIVYEQAEEVLKTQHVDLVLIDIILASDKTGIDLGKHIRENYDIPFIFVTSNSDRATVENAKTVKPNGYLVKPFEQQDLYTSIEIALSNFTRSDKSTAAVVENEEDVPMSNTVLKDSIFVKKQHLYYRIQFSDIRFIKADNVYLEVNTVDKKFLVRSPLKDYLEKLPKNKFYRAHKSYIVNVDHIDAINSKDIMIKDTLIPISKDFKEFIISAMNS, from the coding sequence TTGGAACAACCAATTAGAATTCTAATCGTAGAGGACAATGTTATCATTGCAGATGATATGCAATCCATGCTAGAAGAAATAGGGTATGAGATTGTAGATAACGTTATTGTCTATGAGCAAGCCGAAGAAGTTTTAAAAACGCAACATGTTGATCTTGTTTTAATTGACATAATTTTAGCTTCTGACAAAACTGGGATTGACCTAGGTAAGCATATACGAGAGAATTATGATATTCCTTTTATTTTTGTAACATCAAACTCAGATAGGGCTACAGTAGAGAATGCTAAAACGGTAAAACCAAATGGATATTTAGTGAAACCTTTTGAACAGCAAGATCTTTATACCTCTATAGAAATTGCTCTTTCTAATTTTACAAGATCGGACAAATCTACTGCAGCTGTAGTGGAAAATGAAGAAGATGTTCCAATGTCCAATACTGTTTTAAAGGATTCTATTTTTGTAAAGAAACAACACCTATATTATCGTATACAGTTTAGTGATATTCGCTTTATTAAAGCGGATAATGTGTATTTAGAAGTGAATACGGTAGATAAGAAATTCTTGGTCCGCTCACCACTAAAGGATTATTTAGAGAAATTGCCGAAAAACAAATTTTACAGAGCCCATAAATCATATATCGTAAATGTTGATCATATAGATGCTATTAACTCTAAGGATATTATGATAAAAGACACGTTAATTCCTATTTCAAAAGATTTCAAGGAGTTTATTATTTCTGCAATGAATTCTTAG
- a CDS encoding sensor histidine kinase: MNNIYYKNTIFVWAVFFLSLSIFAQEEEITEENLFQQFQDIETPEEKLSFFFNSQDRYRETSTYDWLDLVNLYLNAAIKDDETSEIVRYKLIQSRIYYDLGDYDKSLAISKELYAEKEELDIYLKSKLLDTMDDNYGQLTMYTEQIEIRKEQKELKINDNVAFYDIYANLGMYRKAMEHYIDNVKKTIEENDFYAQAEYYNNLGDYLRLDESAPTALSHYKKAKGYIDVFMNLITRKKSEKEVESANLLKGIIEGNIGKCHVDLKQYKEAIPHLESAINTLKKYKSKELSSEITENSLAISECYLQLEDYEKATDFLSDNLETSTTKNLLRKNRLLALYYDRTEDYKNAALYLKKNIRVRDSILDNQSELRKQQLATVMGQDLAVSQTMLAEQKLALEKSRNDMMAKDRNINLVLISLLFTLVGFAGLVYAYLKSIKNQRLIAEQKYIIENSLVEKDSLLKEIHHRVKNNLQMVSSLLSLQTKNTRSKAAIEALEEGKSRVKAMALIHQKLYQNEDLSVIEMQSYIESLINSVQSVYKKGGHNINITVDAEGVELDIDRAIPFGLMLNELVSNSFKYAFPENDENGKIYIHIRKIGEKEGYFEYSDNGIGLPDDTDERANSSMGIRLMNRLANQLQTTLNIDKTAEDGVRYWFNFC; the protein is encoded by the coding sequence ATGAACAACATTTACTATAAAAACACCATTTTTGTTTGGGCAGTTTTTTTTCTATCCTTAAGTATATTCGCTCAAGAAGAAGAAATTACTGAGGAAAACTTGTTTCAGCAGTTTCAAGATATTGAAACTCCAGAAGAGAAACTTAGCTTCTTTTTTAATTCCCAAGATCGTTATAGGGAGACTTCTACTTATGATTGGCTAGATTTGGTGAACCTCTACCTTAACGCTGCAATAAAAGATGATGAAACTTCAGAGATAGTACGTTATAAACTCATTCAGTCCAGAATTTATTATGATTTAGGCGACTATGATAAGAGTTTAGCTATTTCAAAAGAACTTTATGCCGAAAAAGAGGAATTAGATATTTATCTAAAATCCAAATTATTGGACACGATGGATGATAATTATGGGCAGTTGACCATGTATACTGAGCAAATTGAAATCCGCAAAGAACAAAAAGAACTTAAAATAAATGACAACGTAGCTTTTTATGATATCTACGCCAACTTAGGAATGTATAGAAAGGCAATGGAGCATTATATAGATAATGTTAAAAAGACCATTGAGGAGAATGATTTCTATGCCCAGGCTGAGTATTATAACAATTTGGGTGATTACCTTAGACTTGATGAATCTGCACCTACAGCTTTAAGTCACTATAAAAAAGCAAAAGGGTATATAGATGTCTTCATGAACCTTATTACCCGTAAAAAATCAGAAAAGGAGGTTGAAAGTGCAAATCTGTTAAAAGGTATAATCGAAGGTAATATTGGTAAATGCCATGTTGATTTAAAACAGTATAAAGAGGCTATTCCACATTTAGAAAGCGCAATAAATACGCTAAAAAAGTACAAAAGCAAAGAACTGTCTTCGGAGATAACGGAAAATAGTTTGGCTATTAGTGAGTGCTATCTTCAGTTGGAGGATTATGAAAAAGCAACTGATTTTTTAAGTGATAATTTAGAGACAAGTACAACTAAAAACTTGTTGCGTAAAAACAGATTGCTAGCCTTGTACTATGATAGAACCGAGGACTACAAAAACGCCGCTCTTTATCTAAAAAAGAACATTCGCGTACGGGATTCGATTTTAGATAATCAATCAGAGTTAAGAAAGCAGCAATTGGCCACGGTTATGGGGCAGGACCTTGCTGTTTCTCAAACCATGTTGGCGGAGCAAAAGTTAGCTTTAGAGAAGTCTCGTAATGATATGATGGCTAAAGATAGAAATATCAACTTAGTGCTTATCTCCTTATTATTTACCCTGGTAGGTTTTGCGGGATTGGTATATGCGTATCTAAAAAGTATTAAGAACCAACGTCTAATTGCTGAGCAAAAATATATTATAGAAAACTCTTTAGTAGAAAAAGATTCACTCTTAAAAGAGATTCACCACAGGGTAAAGAACAACCTACAGATGGTTTCTAGTTTGTTGAGTTTACAAACTAAAAACACAAGAAGTAAAGCGGCTATTGAAGCATTAGAAGAAGGAAAGAGTAGGGTTAAGGCAATGGCTTTGATTCATCAGAAATTGTATCAAAACGAAGACCTTTCGGTTATTGAAATGCAGAGTTATATTGAAAGTTTAATTAATAGTGTTCAATCCGTTTACAAAAAAGGCGGACACAATATTAATATTACCGTAGATGCTGAGGGGGTTGAGTTGGATATTGATAGAGCTATTCCATTTGGTCTTATGCTTAATGAGCTTGTTTCTAATTCGTTTAAATATGCTTTTCCGGAGAATGATGAAAACGGTAAGATTTACATTCACATTCGAAAAATTGGAGAGAAAGAGGGGTATTTTGAATACTCTGATAATGGTATAGGTCTGCCAGATGACACAGACGAAAGAGCTAATTCATCTATGGGTATTAGGTTAATGAATCGTTTGGCCAATCAATTGCAAACTACACTTAATATTGATAAAACTGCTGAAGACGGGGTTCGCTACTGGTTTAATTTTTGCTAA
- a CDS encoding SDR family oxidoreductase, whose protein sequence is MASINNKTIWITGASSGIGEALAYKLSEKGCKLILSARNQEALEIVRDNCNSPELIKILPLDISQYDLMPSKTQEAIKAFDSLDILINNAGISQRSYIIDTDFKVYKKLVDINYLGTVAITKAVLPYFITQQKGHFATVTSLMGKFGSPIRSGYCGSKHALHGFFDVLRMEHEKDHLKVTLVAPGFVQTNIAKNALVGDGKARGHEDEDNANGLTTSDFAGKMIKAIEKEKFEAYMGGKEVLGVYLKRFFPKLLHRTVLKNTAKN, encoded by the coding sequence ATGGCTAGCATAAACAATAAAACAATCTGGATTACCGGGGCCTCTTCTGGAATTGGAGAGGCATTAGCTTATAAGTTGAGTGAAAAAGGATGTAAACTCATATTAAGCGCCAGGAATCAGGAAGCTCTAGAAATAGTCAGAGATAATTGTAACAGTCCGGAACTTATTAAAATACTGCCTTTAGACATTTCTCAGTACGACTTGATGCCATCAAAAACCCAAGAAGCGATTAAAGCTTTTGATTCTTTGGACATTTTAATAAACAATGCGGGTATTAGTCAACGTTCTTACATTATCGACACTGATTTTAAGGTCTATAAAAAACTAGTGGACATTAACTATTTAGGTACGGTGGCGATTACAAAAGCTGTTCTGCCCTACTTCATTACGCAACAAAAGGGACATTTTGCCACAGTAACGAGTCTGATGGGAAAATTTGGTTCCCCTATTCGCTCGGGGTATTGCGGCTCAAAACATGCTCTTCATGGCTTTTTTGATGTTCTACGGATGGAACATGAGAAAGACCACCTTAAAGTTACTCTTGTTGCTCCAGGCTTTGTTCAAACCAATATTGCAAAAAATGCATTAGTTGGGGATGGTAAAGCTAGAGGTCATGAAGATGAGGACAACGCCAACGGATTAACCACAAGCGATTTTGCTGGGAAAATGATTAAGGCTATAGAAAAGGAAAAGTTTGAAGCCTATATGGGTGGAAAAGAAGTTTTAGGCGTCTACCTAAAACGGTTTTTTCCAAAATTACTACATAGAACAGTATTGAAAAATACAGCTAAAAATTAG
- a CDS encoding o-succinylbenzoate synthase, protein MQATYKKFILDFKRPSGTSRGILVQKETWFLILNDNQNYGIGECGILRGLSIDDVDSYEDKLKWTCENIHLGKDALWEALIEFPSIQFGVEQAFLSLSADNPFELFSSEFTGNQQPIAINGLIWMGDEKFMHDQIAQKLKEGFSCIKMKIGAIDFDTEIKLLASIREKYDASEIELRVDANGAFKPENALQNLEILSKFSLHSIEQPIKQGQFAAMSNLCEATPLPIALDEELIGVFDVTKKRELLQTIRPQYIILKPSLVGGFRGCKEWIEVAEEMNIDWWVTSALESNVGLNAIAQWTYTLQNPMPQGLGTGSLYTNNFDSPLTVENGQLYYSKEKSWKNNLIKDLCI, encoded by the coding sequence ATGCAGGCAACTTATAAAAAATTCATTTTAGATTTTAAACGTCCAAGCGGAACGTCGCGAGGAATCTTAGTACAAAAGGAAACCTGGTTCTTAATTCTAAACGATAACCAAAATTACGGAATTGGAGAATGTGGAATTTTGAGAGGCTTAAGTATTGATGATGTAGATAGTTATGAAGATAAATTAAAGTGGACCTGCGAAAATATTCACCTTGGCAAAGATGCGCTTTGGGAAGCGTTGATAGAATTTCCTAGTATTCAATTTGGAGTGGAACAAGCATTTTTGTCACTTTCTGCTGATAATCCATTTGAACTTTTTTCTTCTGAGTTCACGGGCAATCAGCAACCTATTGCCATAAACGGACTCATTTGGATGGGCGATGAGAAATTTATGCATGACCAAATAGCCCAAAAATTAAAAGAAGGATTTAGTTGTATTAAAATGAAAATAGGTGCAATTGATTTTGATACGGAAATAAAACTGCTCGCTTCCATTAGAGAAAAATACGATGCTTCTGAAATTGAATTACGGGTAGATGCAAATGGAGCTTTTAAGCCGGAAAACGCATTACAAAATTTAGAAATATTATCTAAATTCTCACTCCATTCTATAGAACAGCCTATTAAACAAGGTCAGTTTGCAGCAATGAGTAACCTTTGTGAAGCAACACCCTTGCCTATTGCCTTGGATGAAGAATTGATTGGAGTTTTTGATGTAACAAAAAAGCGAGAATTGCTACAAACTATAAGGCCTCAATATATCATACTAAAACCAAGTTTGGTAGGTGGTTTTAGAGGTTGTAAAGAATGGATTGAAGTTGCTGAAGAAATGAATATTGATTGGTGGGTAACAAGTGCTTTAGAGAGTAATGTGGGTTTAAATGCGATAGCGCAATGGACATATACTTTGCAAAACCCAATGCCACAAGGCTTAGGAACAGGAAGTTTGTATACTAATAATTTTGACTCGCCTTTAACGGTTGAAAACGGACAGCTATATTATAGCAAAGAGAAAAGCTGGAAAAATAATTTAATAAAAGATTTATGTATATAG
- a CDS encoding CPBP family intramembrane glutamic endopeptidase, whose translation MYIAQAYKGLSDSWRYVVGLLAIFFVWQFIGGIPLIIALLVEADSLAVLGTGDMGAMADVLGSNTLLFFMLLTFVIGLIGLLAYVTLVHKQKITQLTTSRKKIDFKRVFFAFAIWALISTAFIFVDITLAPEDYEFNFNLERFVVLAIIAVLMIPLQTSMEEYYMRGYMMQGLGILAKNRWVPLLVTSLLFGIMHIFNPEVAELGYGILVFYIGTGFFLGILTLMDEGLELALGFHAANNLTAALLVTADWTAFQVDSIYRDVSEPVLGWDVLVPVFVIYPILLYIFSKKYKWTDWKDRLTGEVPSEETFLALENENADVQRTS comes from the coding sequence ATGTATATAGCACAAGCCTATAAAGGTTTAAGTGATTCATGGCGATATGTTGTTGGACTATTGGCCATATTTTTCGTTTGGCAATTCATTGGAGGTATTCCTTTGATAATAGCCCTTTTGGTAGAAGCTGACTCACTTGCTGTTTTGGGCACTGGAGATATGGGAGCAATGGCAGATGTTTTAGGCTCGAACACCCTGTTATTCTTTATGTTGTTGACCTTTGTAATCGGTTTAATTGGCCTTCTTGCCTATGTAACTTTGGTGCATAAACAGAAAATTACCCAATTGACCACTTCACGAAAGAAAATCGATTTTAAAAGAGTCTTCTTTGCGTTTGCTATTTGGGCACTGATTTCTACAGCGTTCATTTTTGTGGATATAACATTAGCTCCCGAGGATTACGAGTTTAACTTTAATCTAGAGCGGTTTGTTGTTTTGGCAATCATCGCAGTTTTGATGATTCCTTTGCAGACCAGTATGGAAGAGTATTATATGCGGGGTTATATGATGCAGGGACTAGGTATTTTGGCAAAAAATCGTTGGGTACCTTTACTAGTGACTTCGTTGCTTTTTGGAATCATGCACATTTTTAATCCGGAAGTAGCGGAATTGGGTTATGGTATATTAGTTTTTTATATTGGCACAGGTTTTTTTCTGGGAATATTAACTCTTATGGATGAAGGTTTGGAACTAGCATTAGGGTTTCATGCGGCAAATAATCTCACGGCAGCGCTTTTGGTTACAGCAGATTGGACTGCCTTTCAGGTAGATTCTATATATCGTGACGTATCTGAGCCAGTTTTGGGTTGGGATGTGTTGGTTCCGGTATTTGTAATTTATCCGATTCTACTTTATATCTTCTCAAAAAAATATAAATGGACGGACTGGAAGGATAGACTTACTGGAGAAGTTCCATCAGAAGAAACATTTTTAGCTTTAGAAAATGAAAATGCAGACGTACAAAGAACTTCATAA